The following proteins are co-located in the Alcaligenes faecalis genome:
- a CDS encoding tyrosine-type recombinase/integrase, whose amino-acid sequence MRATAGAKAYIFQGRLDGKSIRVTIGDVSAWTIDKAREKARNLQIIIDDGRDPREVKAEVTAADAAKRAKAASDKAPAIDAWDKYLKARARKWSDRTLLDHQRLSDAGGKEKTRGRKKGEGDKTLPGPLHGLLQSPLAKIDRTAVTDWLREQQHRPTVARSAFVRLRAFLNWCSDRPEYKAQARPDACSTSVMRAELPKAQAKDDCLQREQLKLWFEHVRAIVNPVISAYLQTALLTGARREEVAGLQWTDVDFQWNSIRIADKVEGERTIPLTPYVKSLLLDLQRLNSVQPNVRYLERLQEQGKQWKPSKWVFFSPTAESGRIQEPRVAHNKAIQAAGLPHLTIHGLRRSFGTLAEWVECPAGVVAQIQGHKPSATAEKHYRRRPLDLLRMWHTKIEGWMLEQAGMAQPKTEAAKPKVITAA is encoded by the coding sequence GTGCGTGCTACCGCAGGCGCAAAGGCTTATATCTTTCAGGGTCGGCTAGACGGTAAAAGCATCCGTGTAACCATTGGCGATGTAAGCGCATGGACAATTGATAAGGCACGCGAGAAAGCCCGTAACTTGCAAATCATTATTGACGATGGCCGCGACCCGCGAGAAGTTAAGGCCGAAGTGACTGCCGCAGATGCCGCCAAACGTGCCAAGGCAGCGAGCGACAAAGCACCCGCCATCGACGCATGGGACAAATACCTGAAAGCCCGCGCACGCAAATGGAGCGACCGCACGCTGCTAGACCATCAACGGCTATCGGATGCAGGTGGTAAGGAAAAAACACGAGGCCGCAAAAAGGGCGAGGGGGATAAGACCTTGCCGGGGCCGCTTCATGGCCTGCTGCAATCGCCGCTGGCGAAAATCGACCGCACTGCCGTTACTGACTGGCTCAGAGAGCAGCAACACCGTCCGACCGTAGCTCGTAGCGCCTTTGTTCGCTTGCGTGCCTTCCTTAACTGGTGTTCTGACCGCCCTGAATACAAAGCCCAAGCTCGGCCGGACGCATGCAGCACCAGTGTTATGCGTGCCGAACTGCCAAAGGCCCAAGCTAAGGATGATTGCTTGCAGCGTGAGCAGTTGAAGCTGTGGTTTGAGCACGTGCGGGCCATCGTCAACCCGGTTATCAGTGCCTACCTGCAAACTGCCTTGCTGACCGGCGCACGCCGCGAGGAAGTGGCCGGGTTGCAATGGACTGACGTGGATTTTCAATGGAACAGCATCCGCATTGCCGACAAGGTCGAAGGTGAGCGCACCATACCGCTGACTCCTTACGTTAAAAGCCTGCTGCTGGATCTGCAGCGACTTAATAGCGTTCAGCCCAATGTCCGCTACCTTGAACGCCTACAAGAGCAGGGCAAGCAGTGGAAACCGTCCAAGTGGGTGTTCTTTAGCCCGACCGCCGAGAGTGGGCGTATTCAGGAGCCGCGCGTGGCACACAACAAAGCTATACAGGCCGCTGGATTGCCGCACTTGACCATACATGGCCTTCGTCGCTCCTTTGGCACGCTGGCCGAATGGGTGGAGTGTCCTGCGGGCGTAGTGGCCCAGATTCAAGGCCATAAGCCGAGTGCTACAGCTGAGAAACACTATCGCCGCCGCCCGCTGGACTTGTTGCGTATGTGGCACACGAAAATCGAGGGCTGGATGTTGGAGCAAGCAGGGATGGCGCAGCCAAAGACCGAGGCAGCCAAGCCTAAAGTAATTACCGCCGCCTGA
- a CDS encoding ATP-grasp fold amidoligase family protein, producing MVDVTNIEEITDCNSSVELKLEKKKKTALKALYQRWEKHPYVETRGKYIPSGPVVFDLRKNKKYPNYLYRNINYLRFNTIEDKIISECIKDANLCAGQSLISIDQDSLKNQDKIENGVFLINNGNKLILSSNKFITDFKKNENEKYIKRLIWRYHNDFINKKFTQEDLIQNGEKLKYFEKSTRTHELIQVSGNKIQTYLFCEKNKISTPAMYYIRTGDDILLDTPNWIEKKHGFVIKGGEGCSAQHVYVFKRDGEKYYDLMHGKEYDRASILSLLASLPSVIVEQRLGEESGVIPIDIKVYCMNARPKYILLINRNHKREYRSVFIKGFDVTKREFEDNPMKDSRLVLLPCPNKDIAKELEDALKNAGIDNILNFCSDLLKKLNYKDFVSLDVFNMNNKIYLGEFTKTPGAFMQHIFKEKTINNIFS from the coding sequence ATGGTTGATGTTACAAACATTGAAGAGATTACAGACTGTAATTCTTCAGTAGAACTGAAATTAGAAAAAAAGAAAAAAACTGCTCTTAAAGCCCTATATCAAAGATGGGAAAAGCATCCATACGTCGAAACTCGCGGGAAATATATTCCATCAGGCCCTGTCGTTTTCGACTTGAGGAAAAATAAAAAATATCCGAACTATCTATATCGCAACATCAATTATCTTCGTTTCAATACAATCGAAGATAAAATAATCTCAGAATGCATTAAAGACGCAAATTTATGCGCAGGCCAATCATTAATATCTATTGATCAAGACTCATTAAAAAATCAAGACAAAATAGAAAATGGGGTTTTTCTAATCAACAATGGAAATAAATTAATATTATCCAGCAATAAATTCATCACTGATTTTAAAAAAAATGAAAATGAAAAATACATAAAAAGACTAATATGGAGATATCACAATGATTTCATAAATAAAAAATTCACACAAGAAGATTTAATTCAAAACGGAGAAAAATTAAAATACTTTGAAAAATCCACCAGAACTCATGAATTGATACAAGTAAGTGGCAACAAAATACAAACATATCTATTTTGCGAGAAAAATAAAATATCAACACCTGCTATGTATTACATACGAACAGGTGATGATATATTACTAGACACTCCAAACTGGATAGAGAAAAAACATGGCTTTGTTATTAAAGGCGGCGAAGGCTGCAGTGCTCAGCATGTATACGTATTCAAGAGAGATGGTGAGAAATATTATGATTTAATGCATGGCAAGGAATATGATCGTGCATCAATCCTTTCTCTGTTAGCGTCATTACCAAGCGTAATTGTTGAACAACGCTTAGGAGAAGAATCTGGCGTCATTCCAATAGACATTAAAGTCTATTGTATGAATGCTCGACCAAAATACATTCTTCTAATTAATAGAAACCATAAGCGAGAGTATAGGAGCGTATTCATCAAAGGATTTGATGTAACAAAAAGAGAATTTGAAGATAATCCAATGAAAGACTCTCGGCTGGTTCTTTTACCGTGCCCAAATAAAGACATAGCTAAAGAGCTAGAAGATGCCCTAAAAAATGCCGGAATTGATAATATATTAAATTTTTGCTCAGACTTATTGAAAAAACTCAACTACAAAGATTTTGTGAGCTTAGACGTATTTAATATGAATAATAAAATCTATCTTGGCGAATTCACGAAAACGCCAGGGGCATTTATGCAACATATATTCAAAGAAAAAACAATAAATAATATTTTTTCATAA
- a CDS encoding helix-turn-helix domain-containing protein: protein MKNARPHEQTETSTKDQGHSITVTTGKTEPRNDSRLMAQHNTIESRSTTTQAQRARLIALLRTAPRHTHELRANGISHPAGRVQDLLKMGFEIKSSRTVTVDSDGFAHYSVAMYVLISEPNFSKAGVDHE from the coding sequence ATGAAAAATGCCCGTCCCCACGAGCAAACAGAAACGAGCACTAAAGACCAAGGCCATTCCATCACTGTCACGACTGGCAAGACGGAACCACGCAATGATTCTCGTTTGATGGCTCAACATAACACTATCGAGAGCCGTAGTACCACCACGCAAGCGCAACGTGCCAGGCTGATTGCTTTATTGCGCACCGCTCCACGCCATACGCATGAGTTGCGTGCAAACGGCATTTCTCACCCGGCAGGACGCGTTCAAGACCTTCTCAAGATGGGATTTGAAATCAAATCAAGTCGCACTGTCACAGTTGATTCGGATGGCTTCGCCCATTACAGCGTAGCAATGTATGTCCTGATCTCCGAACCGAATTTCTCGAAGGCAGGTGTCGATCATGAATAA